A genomic segment from Terriglobales bacterium encodes:
- a CDS encoding phospholipase D-like domain-containing protein yields the protein MRLLVQPDDGIAPLVAAVKNAKKSVEIVIFRLDRKEMETALQAAVERGVAVRALIAHTNRGGEKTLRSLEGRLLAMGITVARTGDDLARYHGKMLIVDARMIYVLTFNFAHIDVDHSRGFGILTKNAEFIQEGRKLFEADCARQPYTPGLQSFLVSPANARNQIAEFIRDARKQLLIYDPRVSDRQMIRLLEERRKAGVDVRIIGRVAGRKGDLVSAPLTTMRLHAKVIIRDRRQAFVGSQGLRQVELDSRREIGFIVRDSKIVNGLLAVFEKDWTSTDYAKGQEADAGLDAKALAKELPPLAATVRQAVKKVVENANGEALADDEVRDTVKKTVKKAVKEAIKEVVEEKQISP from the coding sequence ATGAGACTGTTGGTGCAGCCCGACGACGGTATTGCCCCGCTGGTGGCGGCGGTCAAGAACGCCAAGAAGAGCGTGGAGATTGTGATCTTCCGTCTCGACCGCAAGGAGATGGAAACCGCGTTGCAAGCCGCCGTGGAGCGCGGGGTGGCCGTGCGCGCGCTCATTGCCCACACCAACCGGGGCGGCGAAAAGACTCTGCGCAGCCTGGAAGGACGCCTCCTCGCCATGGGCATCACCGTAGCCCGCACCGGCGATGATCTGGCTCGCTACCACGGCAAGATGCTGATCGTCGATGCGCGCATGATCTACGTCCTGACCTTCAACTTCGCCCACATCGATGTCGACCACAGCCGCGGCTTCGGCATCCTCACCAAGAACGCCGAATTCATCCAGGAAGGCAGGAAGCTTTTCGAAGCCGATTGTGCCCGGCAACCCTACACCCCGGGCCTCCAGTCATTCCTCGTGAGCCCCGCGAATGCCCGCAATCAGATCGCCGAGTTCATCCGCGACGCCCGCAAGCAGCTCCTCATCTACGATCCCCGGGTCTCCGACCGGCAGATGATCCGCCTCCTTGAGGAACGGCGGAAAGCGGGCGTCGACGTTCGCATCATCGGACGCGTTGCCGGCCGCAAGGGTGATCTCGTCTCCGCCCCTCTTACCACCATGCGTTTGCACGCCAAGGTCATCATCCGCGACCGCCGCCAGGCCTTCGTCGGCAGCCAGGGCCTGCGGCAGGTGGAGCTGGATTCGCGGCGCGAAATCGGTTTCATCGTGCGCGACTCGAAAATCGTCAACGGTTTGCTCGCTGTCTTCGAGAAGGATTGGACTTCCACCGATTATGCGAAGGGACAGGAGGCCGACGCGGGCCTCGATGCCAAAGCTCTGGCCAAAGAGCTGCCTCCCCTGGCCGCCACCGTTCGCCAAGCGGTCAAGAAAGTGGTGGAGAACGCCAATGGCGAAGCCCTCGCCGATGATGAAGTGAGGGACACCGTCAAGAAGACGGTCAAGAAAGCCGTCAAGGAAGCCATCAAAGAAGTCGTCGAAGAGAAACAAATC